One window of the Rhodococcus sovatensis genome contains the following:
- the katG gene encoding catalase/peroxidase HPI has translation MTSDARPPHSDTETASTSESENPVIESPKPKSGAPLTNKDWWPNQIDLSILHAHTSKSTPLGEKFDYKAEFAKLNVEELKADVAAVLTDSKDWWPADYGNYGGLFIRLSWHAAGTYRVFDGRGGGGQGAQRFAPLNSWPDNANLDKARRLLWPVKQKHGNKISWADLLVFAGNVALDSMGFQTFGFAFGREDIWEPEEVFYGPEDSWLGTDKRYTGERELAKPLGATTMGLIYVNPEGPEGEPDPVKAAHDIRETFGRMAMNDEETAALIVGGHSFGKTHGARPADKIGPEPEGAPIEQQGLGWKNGYGSGKAEDQVTSGLEVVWTKTPTVWGNGYLENLYGYEWELQKSPAGAWQFVAKDGAGAGEIPDPFGGPGRAPTMLVTDISLREDPIYAEITRRWLDHPEELSDAFAKAWYKLLHRDLGPISRYLGPWVPEEQLWQDPVPAHTAAPIDDADIASLKSKILDSGLTVQQLISVAWSSASTFRKTDFRGGANGARIRLEPQKDWEASEPAVLAEVLPKLEQIQHDFNGADGHQVSLADLIVLAGAAAIEKAAKDAGHDVTVPFAPGRTDATQENTDVESFSYLEPRADGFRNFYKSGEETPEEVLWLDRAYMLDVTAPEAAVLVGGLRALGANHGGSKHGVFTDRPGVLTNDFFVNLLDSDTEWTKSDDGSYVGKTRATGEQRWTASAIDLTFGSHSQLRAISEVYAQADNGKKFVDDFIAAWVKVANNDRFDLS, from the coding sequence GTGACCTCCGACGCCCGCCCACCACACTCCGACACCGAGACCGCCAGCACCAGCGAGAGCGAAAACCCGGTCATCGAGTCGCCGAAGCCCAAGAGCGGCGCACCGCTGACCAACAAGGATTGGTGGCCCAACCAGATCGACCTGTCGATTCTGCACGCGCACACCTCCAAGTCGACGCCGCTGGGCGAGAAGTTCGACTACAAAGCAGAATTCGCCAAGTTGAACGTCGAGGAGCTCAAAGCCGACGTCGCTGCAGTGCTCACCGATTCCAAGGATTGGTGGCCCGCCGATTACGGCAACTATGGTGGTCTGTTCATCCGTCTGAGCTGGCATGCTGCAGGCACCTACCGCGTGTTCGACGGTCGTGGCGGCGGCGGGCAGGGCGCGCAGCGTTTCGCACCGCTCAACAGCTGGCCCGACAACGCCAACCTCGACAAGGCGCGACGTCTCTTGTGGCCGGTCAAGCAGAAGCATGGCAACAAGATTTCGTGGGCCGACCTGCTGGTCTTTGCAGGCAATGTCGCGCTCGATTCCATGGGATTCCAAACGTTCGGATTCGCGTTCGGTCGCGAGGACATCTGGGAGCCCGAGGAGGTCTTCTACGGTCCTGAGGACAGCTGGCTCGGCACCGACAAGCGCTACACGGGCGAACGCGAGCTCGCCAAGCCGCTCGGCGCTACCACGATGGGCCTGATCTATGTCAACCCTGAGGGCCCGGAAGGCGAGCCGGATCCCGTCAAGGCCGCACACGACATCCGCGAAACCTTCGGCCGCATGGCTATGAACGACGAGGAGACCGCAGCCCTCATCGTCGGTGGCCACAGCTTCGGTAAGACGCACGGTGCCAGGCCCGCGGACAAGATCGGTCCAGAGCCCGAGGGCGCGCCGATCGAGCAGCAGGGTCTCGGCTGGAAGAACGGATACGGCAGCGGCAAGGCCGAGGACCAGGTCACCAGCGGGCTCGAGGTCGTCTGGACCAAGACCCCTACGGTGTGGGGCAACGGCTACCTGGAAAACCTGTACGGCTACGAGTGGGAGCTGCAGAAGAGTCCAGCCGGCGCTTGGCAGTTCGTTGCCAAGGACGGTGCGGGTGCAGGCGAGATCCCTGACCCCTTCGGCGGTCCGGGCCGTGCACCTACCATGCTCGTCACCGACATCTCGTTGCGTGAGGATCCGATCTACGCCGAGATCACCCGGCGCTGGCTCGATCACCCCGAGGAGCTTTCCGACGCATTTGCGAAGGCCTGGTACAAGCTTCTCCACCGCGACCTCGGTCCCATCTCGCGGTACCTCGGACCGTGGGTTCCCGAGGAGCAGCTGTGGCAGGATCCTGTTCCGGCTCACACAGCCGCACCGATCGACGACGCCGACATCGCGTCGCTGAAGTCGAAGATTCTCGACTCCGGATTGACGGTCCAGCAGCTGATTTCAGTCGCATGGTCGTCGGCGAGTACGTTCCGCAAGACCGACTTCCGCGGTGGCGCCAACGGTGCGCGCATCCGATTGGAGCCGCAGAAGGACTGGGAGGCATCCGAGCCTGCCGTCCTCGCCGAGGTGCTGCCGAAGCTCGAGCAAATCCAGCACGATTTCAACGGCGCAGACGGACACCAGGTTTCGCTCGCGGACCTCATCGTGTTGGCCGGAGCAGCAGCGATCGAGAAGGCTGCGAAGGACGCCGGGCACGATGTCACCGTTCCGTTCGCCCCCGGTCGGACCGATGCGACGCAGGAGAACACCGACGTCGAATCGTTCAGTTACCTCGAGCCTCGCGCCGATGGTTTCCGCAACTTCTACAAGAGTGGCGAGGAGACACCGGAAGAGGTTCTGTGGCTCGATCGGGCGTACATGCTCGACGTAACGGCGCCGGAGGCTGCAGTACTGGTCGGTGGGCTCCGCGCACTCGGTGCCAACCACGGTGGCAGCAAGCACGGTGTGTTCACCGACCGTCCGGGTGTGTTGACCAACGACTTCTTCGTCAACCTGCTCGATTCCGACACCGAATGGACCAAGTCCGACGACGGTTCCTACGTCGGAAAGACCAGGGCCACCGGCGAACAGCGGTGGACGGCAAGTGCAATCGACCTGACCTTCGGATCGCACTCGCAGCTGCGGGCGATCTCCGAGGTCTATGCACAGGCCGATAACGGCAAGAAGTTCGTAGACGATTTCATCGCAGCATGGGTCAAGGTCGCGAACAACGATCGCTTCGATCTGTCCTGA
- a CDS encoding STAS domain-containing protein: protein MLRLDTNTRIHGPAVVLTVTGEVDLATASILAKDLDTAMRSSPAAVVVDLSGVDFLASVGMSVLIATRDKAQGATTLAVVAVGPFTRRPMELVGLDAVIPIYSDLEAALASIDTAREDVTHLTDLIRPGIDEPDRQEGIA, encoded by the coding sequence ATGCTCAGACTGGACACGAATACCAGAATTCACGGTCCCGCAGTCGTTCTCACGGTTACCGGCGAGGTCGACCTCGCTACCGCATCGATACTGGCGAAAGACCTCGACACCGCGATGCGGAGTTCCCCTGCCGCTGTCGTAGTGGATTTGTCGGGCGTCGATTTTCTGGCGTCGGTCGGCATGAGCGTGTTGATTGCAACACGCGACAAGGCCCAAGGCGCAACCACATTGGCTGTAGTTGCAGTCGGACCGTTCACCCGCAGACCGATGGAACTCGTTGGACTCGACGCAGTAATCCCCATCTACTCCGACCTCGAGGCCGCACTCGCGTCGATCGACACAGCACGAGAGGACGTCACCCACCTGACGGACCTGATCCGACCGGGCATCGACGAGCCCGATAGACAAGAAGGCATCGCCTGA
- a CDS encoding GAF and ANTAR domain-containing protein: MTDSVASSTTSTGDVSDLVSGYADALDTFKTMLLKGRELALILQTVCSEVKSTVPGADMVGITVLDQDGQHPSTMASTDPRANDVDADQYRADQGPCLEAARTRQMVRVRVSEAEVRWPRFASNVSDLGVESYLSAPLTLDDEHLGAMNIYGYEDHAFDDIDEALVRLFVTAVESAVWISRRAASAQQEADGLTTAMKTRAGIEQAKGIIMALRGCSSEEAFDILATQSQNRNVRVSEIAKSLIESMPEHTQPRRPQE, from the coding sequence ATGACAGACTCCGTTGCCTCGAGCACCACATCCACCGGCGACGTTTCCGACCTGGTCAGTGGTTACGCCGATGCGTTGGACACATTCAAAACCATGCTGCTCAAGGGCCGCGAACTGGCGCTGATTCTTCAAACGGTGTGTTCAGAGGTCAAGTCGACGGTGCCCGGTGCGGACATGGTGGGAATTACCGTCCTGGACCAGGACGGTCAGCACCCGTCGACCATGGCGTCGACCGACCCCCGGGCCAACGACGTCGACGCAGACCAATATCGCGCCGACCAGGGTCCGTGTCTCGAAGCGGCGAGAACTCGCCAGATGGTACGTGTCCGCGTCAGCGAAGCCGAAGTGCGGTGGCCGCGGTTCGCGTCGAACGTCTCCGACCTCGGTGTCGAGTCCTATCTGTCAGCGCCGCTCACGCTCGACGACGAGCACCTCGGAGCCATGAACATCTATGGCTACGAAGACCATGCATTCGACGACATCGACGAAGCCCTCGTCCGCTTGTTCGTCACCGCGGTCGAATCAGCCGTGTGGATATCACGGCGCGCCGCCTCTGCGCAACAGGAAGCGGACGGCTTGACGACCGCGATGAAGACCCGAGCAGGCATCGAACAGGCCAAGGGCATCATCATGGCGCTTCGCGGCTGCAGTTCCGAGGAGGCGTTCGATATCCTGGCTACGCAATCTCAGAACCGGAACGTCAGGGTATCGGAGATAGCCAAATCCCTGATCGAGTCCATGCCAGAGCACACGCAGCCCCGACGTCCCCAGGAGTAG
- a CDS encoding ANTAR domain-containing protein translates to MVEHEKTPSLRSIDPVLAALIDDRLTLTIHDADHLIELMSRAADLAVEYISGADHAGITVVFQGSDPLTIAPTDERVKEFDASQYRIDAGPCLRATRTDRTVDIDMAEMTRLWPELAAVSRLCGISRVLAAPVHRHRQSVGSLNMYTDERTTAVISAVSPVLAILLEHLDRGMDDYSDSLAALERVNALRTALENRVVIENALGTITELAGCTRDEASDLLSRKARQENTTLRVAADRTIADRSL, encoded by the coding sequence ATGGTCGAACACGAGAAGACTCCATCCCTGAGGTCTATCGATCCGGTGCTGGCAGCCCTGATCGACGACCGCCTCACCCTGACGATTCACGATGCTGACCACCTGATCGAACTGATGAGCCGCGCCGCCGATCTGGCCGTGGAATACATCTCGGGCGCCGACCATGCCGGTATCACCGTCGTCTTCCAGGGCAGCGATCCGCTCACGATCGCACCCACCGACGAGCGCGTCAAAGAGTTCGACGCTAGCCAGTACCGAATCGACGCCGGCCCGTGTCTGCGTGCCACCCGCACGGATCGCACCGTCGACATCGATATGGCCGAGATGACCCGGCTGTGGCCGGAGCTAGCGGCCGTCTCGAGGCTCTGTGGAATCTCACGGGTCCTGGCCGCGCCGGTCCACCGACATCGGCAGTCGGTGGGTTCGTTGAACATGTACACCGACGAGCGGACCACTGCGGTCATCTCAGCGGTGTCGCCGGTCCTGGCCATACTGCTCGAGCATCTCGATCGGGGAATGGACGACTACAGCGACAGTCTGGCTGCCCTCGAGCGCGTCAACGCTCTGCGCACAGCACTGGAGAACCGTGTCGTGATCGAGAACGCACTGGGAACCATCACCGAGTTGGCCGGGTGCACGCGCGACGAGGCGTCCGATCTCTTGAGCCGTAAGGCTCGGCAGGAGAACACGACGTTGCGCGTAGCGGCCGATCGAACCATCGCGGATCGTTCTCTTTGA
- a CDS encoding ANTAR domain-containing protein → MTPAASGDDRERQGDDSAVSAVGTSPQLFLARTALAVTSGARVDGAAIAVMSTGGARELVFVSNALAQYLDDIQFTAGVGPCLDAFNSGTPVLCPDLKLEQYHEKWLGFTEDAMAIGATGVFAFPLNGGSTVFGSLELYRESASDLSTDEHAAAVRGADTIARLLLADYAVIDGSPPGREDDGRIWNSDLSRPQVNHAAGVVSVQLNISIDDAMATMRSRAYSDHRTLSDVADDVVARRLVFRPTGTSADSGNDSADNDENGA, encoded by the coding sequence ATGACCCCCGCAGCGTCCGGCGACGATCGAGAACGGCAGGGTGACGACTCGGCCGTCAGCGCGGTCGGGACGTCGCCGCAGCTTTTCCTCGCCCGTACAGCTCTGGCGGTGACCTCGGGCGCGCGTGTCGACGGTGCGGCCATCGCAGTGATGTCAACAGGCGGCGCGCGTGAGCTGGTCTTTGTGAGTAATGCTCTGGCGCAGTACCTCGACGACATCCAGTTCACCGCAGGCGTCGGTCCGTGTCTCGACGCTTTCAACAGCGGGACCCCGGTGTTGTGCCCCGATCTCAAGTTGGAGCAGTATCACGAGAAGTGGCTCGGTTTCACCGAGGACGCGATGGCCATAGGCGCGACCGGCGTGTTCGCCTTCCCTCTGAACGGTGGGTCTACCGTGTTCGGCTCTCTCGAGTTGTATCGAGAATCAGCCAGCGACCTTAGCACGGACGAGCACGCCGCCGCTGTTCGGGGAGCCGACACCATTGCGCGTCTGCTGTTGGCGGACTACGCAGTCATCGACGGCAGCCCTCCGGGCCGTGAGGATGACGGCCGAATCTGGAACTCGGATCTCTCACGCCCCCAGGTCAATCATGCGGCGGGCGTGGTGTCAGTACAACTGAACATATCGATCGACGACGCCATGGCGACGATGCGCTCACGCGCGTATTCGGACCATCGAACGCTCAGCGACGTAGCCGACGACGTCGTCGCCCGCCGGTTGGTCTTTCGGCCCACCGGTACCAGCGCAGACAGTGGCAACGACAGCGCAGACAACGACGAGAATGGTGCATGA
- a CDS encoding ANTAR domain-containing protein → MGGVGFDAAAHGISGIRAFPIRQGAEAVGAVVVGTSLPWINENVERDTMGIQVLGDLVGVALSLAADEPTRARLSTEVRARTESVASVEQAAGVVAERHGLTVDVATDMLHGISFRTGSSVTEVSLRVLGGEPIAVVAEAGDTD, encoded by the coding sequence ATGGGAGGAGTTGGCTTCGATGCTGCTGCACATGGCATTTCCGGAATCCGAGCGTTCCCGATCAGGCAGGGTGCGGAAGCCGTCGGTGCCGTCGTTGTCGGTACGTCCCTCCCATGGATCAACGAGAACGTCGAACGAGACACCATGGGTATTCAAGTGCTCGGGGATCTCGTCGGAGTTGCACTCTCGCTCGCGGCGGATGAGCCCACACGAGCGCGTTTGTCGACGGAGGTTCGCGCGCGAACCGAATCGGTGGCGTCCGTCGAACAAGCGGCGGGTGTCGTAGCCGAACGACACGGTCTCACCGTCGACGTAGCTACGGATATGTTGCACGGCATTTCTTTCCGTACCGGTTCGTCCGTCACGGAGGTCTCGTTGCGCGTGTTGGGAGGGGAACCAATCGCTGTTGTGGCCGAAGCCGGAGATACCGACTGA
- a CDS encoding aldehyde dehydrogenase family protein, which yields MHTSQLQIVDPRTGDTVTRVPVADTAECSRALSRVRASATGWSRTSAAERAAALRAGADAVRDAAHQLAELNERETGKLRDDALGGVDAAINTLIQYAELGPLHRGRSLHGAWSSTDLMVPEPRGVVAVITPWNDPVAVAAGLLGAALVAGNTVVHKPSERCPRTGRAFAELLAQNLPAGVLEILDGDASVGSRLAESTEVDVVAHVGSTSAGLAIAQACASRGAKALLENGGNDALVVDDGVDVRWAAQQAALGAFANAGQICVSVERIYVVKSVADEFLTSLTEEAGKWATQIGPVVDERARDAVHRQVSDAIQGGARVLSGGVIGDGPGTFYPPTVLADCTRAMSVMREETFGPVAPVQVVPDFATAISEASDDEYGLAATVLTTDMEHAQEAWRALPVGTVKINAVFGGAPGGASQPRRASGSGFGFGPELLDELTVMKVVHWSPPGH from the coding sequence GTGCATACTTCGCAACTTCAGATCGTTGATCCTCGAACGGGCGATACCGTCACGCGAGTGCCGGTTGCCGACACTGCCGAATGCAGTAGAGCTCTCTCGCGCGTACGCGCGTCAGCAACGGGGTGGTCTCGTACGTCTGCGGCCGAGCGCGCTGCCGCGTTACGTGCAGGCGCCGACGCTGTCCGCGATGCTGCGCACCAACTTGCCGAGTTGAATGAACGTGAGACCGGCAAATTGCGCGATGACGCACTGGGCGGCGTCGACGCGGCGATCAACACACTTATTCAGTACGCCGAGCTCGGGCCACTGCACCGGGGACGGAGCCTGCACGGTGCGTGGTCCTCGACGGACCTGATGGTTCCCGAACCGCGCGGAGTCGTTGCGGTCATCACGCCGTGGAACGACCCCGTCGCAGTTGCCGCCGGGCTGCTCGGAGCAGCTCTTGTGGCCGGTAACACGGTTGTGCACAAGCCGAGTGAACGCTGCCCGCGCACGGGGCGCGCGTTTGCTGAGCTGCTCGCGCAGAATCTACCGGCCGGTGTACTCGAGATACTCGACGGCGACGCTTCGGTAGGTAGTCGGCTTGCGGAGTCGACGGAAGTCGACGTGGTCGCGCACGTCGGTAGTACATCTGCCGGCCTGGCCATAGCGCAGGCGTGCGCGTCTCGTGGCGCCAAGGCTCTGCTCGAGAATGGCGGCAACGATGCCCTCGTGGTGGACGACGGTGTCGACGTACGTTGGGCTGCACAGCAGGCCGCGCTCGGCGCGTTCGCCAACGCAGGTCAAATTTGTGTGTCCGTCGAACGTATCTACGTCGTGAAATCCGTCGCCGACGAATTCTTGACAAGTCTTACCGAGGAAGCGGGAAAATGGGCCACGCAGATCGGACCGGTCGTCGACGAGCGGGCGCGAGACGCTGTTCACCGTCAGGTTTCCGATGCGATACAGGGCGGTGCGCGTGTTCTGTCGGGTGGTGTCATCGGCGATGGTCCGGGCACCTTCTACCCGCCGACGGTGTTGGCCGACTGCACTCGCGCTATGTCTGTAATGCGCGAGGAAACTTTCGGGCCCGTCGCACCCGTACAGGTGGTCCCCGATTTCGCCACGGCAATTTCCGAAGCTTCCGACGACGAATACGGGCTCGCTGCAACGGTATTGACGACCGACATGGAGCACGCGCAAGAAGCGTGGCGCGCATTGCCCGTCGGTACGGTCAAAATAAACGCAGTCTTCGGTGGCGCCCCGGGTGGCGCTTCGCAACCGCGTCGGGCCAGTGGTAGCGGGTTCGGTTTCGGCCCGGAGCTTCTCGACGAATTGACTGTGATGAAGGTGGTTCACTGGTCGCCACCCGGTCATTGA
- a CDS encoding UDP-glucose/GDP-mannose dehydrogenase family protein: MSEVIGVIGAGYVGAATAAGFAHLGYSVAVVDTDAAKVDGILCGRSGLTEPGLDDLIEAAHENSTITASTSYSVLTDATIVFVCVPTPMRSDGAADLTFIDTALSGVEPYLEPDDVVVLKSTVPVGTGDAVAERLGSAGVHVVNNPEFLREGHTVEDFLAPDRVVVGGDPAAIKRVTALYRSLHSPIVEVDRASAELAKYACNSFLALKLSFVDELATLAERVGADITEVTDVMAHDDRIGSHFLSPGPGWGGSCFPKDTRALISTATSVERPMRTLAAAVDANEAQTQRIAALIADRLDEPDAAVTLLGLTFKAGTADLRESPALDIALTLSKQGVRVFAHDPTITSAESLVARMPLENPADPSQPTLPVILADPYALDVDTRVIAIVTEWNDYRSLQWSLVAARCPHAVVIDTRGIVDAALVRSAGLQLYRIGIAEDWL, encoded by the coding sequence GTGAGCGAAGTGATCGGAGTTATCGGCGCTGGCTACGTCGGAGCGGCCACCGCTGCAGGATTCGCGCACCTCGGTTACTCGGTCGCGGTGGTGGATACCGACGCCGCCAAGGTGGACGGAATACTCTGCGGTAGATCAGGATTGACCGAACCCGGGCTCGACGACCTGATCGAGGCTGCGCACGAGAACTCGACAATCACGGCATCGACGAGTTACTCCGTGCTGACCGACGCGACGATCGTGTTCGTCTGTGTGCCGACGCCGATGCGGTCGGACGGTGCTGCGGACTTGACGTTCATCGACACTGCGCTCAGTGGAGTAGAGCCGTACCTCGAGCCCGACGACGTGGTGGTGCTCAAATCGACGGTACCGGTAGGCACGGGAGACGCGGTTGCCGAAAGACTCGGATCAGCCGGTGTTCACGTCGTCAACAATCCCGAGTTTCTTCGTGAAGGGCACACGGTCGAGGACTTCCTGGCACCCGACAGAGTGGTAGTCGGAGGTGATCCTGCGGCTATCAAGCGAGTCACAGCGCTCTATCGCTCACTGCATTCCCCCATTGTCGAGGTCGATCGCGCCAGCGCCGAACTGGCCAAGTACGCGTGCAATTCGTTTCTTGCGCTGAAGTTGTCGTTCGTCGACGAGTTGGCCACCCTCGCGGAACGCGTCGGCGCCGACATCACAGAGGTGACCGACGTCATGGCGCATGACGACAGGATCGGATCCCACTTCCTCAGCCCGGGGCCCGGCTGGGGCGGTTCGTGCTTCCCGAAAGACACCCGTGCTCTTATCAGCACTGCGACTTCGGTAGAACGACCGATGCGAACGCTGGCTGCGGCAGTAGACGCAAACGAGGCTCAGACACAGCGAATAGCGGCGCTCATCGCCGACCGACTCGACGAGCCCGACGCTGCCGTCACGCTTCTAGGTCTGACGTTCAAAGCCGGCACCGCCGATCTCCGTGAATCGCCGGCACTCGACATCGCACTGACGTTGTCCAAGCAGGGCGTGCGTGTGTTCGCGCACGACCCGACCATCACGAGCGCCGAGTCGCTCGTCGCTCGGATGCCCTTGGAGAATCCGGCCGATCCGAGTCAGCCGACACTGCCGGTGATACTGGCCGATCCGTACGCTCTCGATGTCGACACACGGGTCATTGCGATTGTCACTGAATGGAACGACTATCGTTCGCTGCAGTGGTCACTGGTCGCGGCCCGATGCCCTCATGCCGTGGTCATCGACACCAGGGGTATTGTCGATGCTGCGCTCGTGCGTAGCGCCGGCCTTCAACTGTACCGCATCGGAATTGCCGAGGACTGGCTATAG
- a CDS encoding glycosyltransferase family 9 protein has product MQHVLALRALGLGDFLTAVPALRGLRAHFPDSHLTLATTSWLEPLVRLTGVADETLPTGGLTGIDPAVRPDVAINLHGCGPHSIDVLVQTGCKTLLTHAHPDRPDIPGCPWINDMHETARWCRLLEFHGIATDPADFRLPCPRTPSSSPGAVVIHPGAASRARQWPPERYAAVARSLRECGHTVIVTGTEAESSLVSAVVDGAGLPHTAGMAGTLTLLELCSLVAESSLVICGDTGVAHLASAFEAPSIVLFGPTPPSQWGPPTGGPHRVLWYGTTGDPHGAEPDPGLLRIAVDDVVSAVARRGVIV; this is encoded by the coding sequence ATGCAGCACGTTCTCGCGCTCCGCGCGTTGGGCCTCGGTGACTTCCTCACCGCAGTCCCCGCTCTACGCGGCCTTCGCGCCCATTTCCCCGATTCACATCTCACCCTGGCTACGACCTCATGGCTCGAGCCGTTGGTCCGATTGACCGGCGTCGCGGACGAGACACTACCCACCGGGGGGCTGACGGGAATCGATCCTGCGGTCCGTCCGGATGTGGCAATAAATCTGCACGGATGTGGCCCACACAGCATCGACGTACTGGTACAAACTGGATGCAAAACTTTACTGACACATGCGCATCCCGACAGGCCCGACATTCCCGGCTGCCCGTGGATCAACGACATGCACGAGACGGCACGCTGGTGCCGACTACTGGAATTTCACGGTATCGCCACCGATCCCGCCGACTTTCGGCTTCCGTGTCCGCGGACCCCTTCTTCGTCGCCGGGCGCGGTGGTCATACACCCGGGCGCAGCATCTCGGGCTCGCCAATGGCCTCCCGAACGGTACGCAGCGGTCGCTCGATCACTGCGCGAGTGTGGCCACACTGTGATCGTGACGGGCACCGAGGCCGAGTCGTCGCTCGTCAGCGCGGTTGTCGACGGAGCAGGTCTTCCTCACACCGCTGGGATGGCGGGCACGCTGACCCTTCTCGAACTCTGCTCCCTCGTCGCGGAGTCGTCGCTCGTCATTTGCGGAGACACCGGTGTCGCACATCTGGCGTCCGCATTCGAAGCACCGTCCATCGTGTTGTTCGGCCCCACGCCCCCTTCTCAGTGGGGCCCGCCTACAGGAGGTCCGCATCGAGTGTTGTGGTACGGAACCACCGGTGATCCGCATGGTGCGGAGCCGGATCCAGGGCTGCTGAGGATCGCGGTCGACGACGTAGTGAGCGCCGTAGCCCGACGCGGGGTGATCGTGTGA
- a CDS encoding SDR family oxidoreductase — protein MTSNDTTDLGTVLVTGGASGLGAAAVTAIARAGGTPLVLDLARPATDVPFLQVDLADSVATEVAVEQIVSENGGTLNGVFTAAGIDSCGPLDGVSRKDWERVVFVNLLGTAAVVRAALPYLKQSHGRIVTVASTLGIKAVGDATAYCASKFGVVGFTRALAAETAGELGVTLLIPGGMHSAFFDARTEQYKPPVDAKLNQPEDVAQTVVFALSQPSGCEVRELVVAASTESSWP, from the coding sequence ATGACGTCCAACGACACGACCGACCTCGGAACCGTACTCGTCACCGGGGGTGCGTCAGGACTCGGTGCCGCAGCCGTGACTGCGATTGCCCGCGCCGGCGGCACGCCGCTGGTACTCGACCTTGCACGGCCGGCGACCGACGTACCGTTCTTACAAGTCGACCTCGCCGACTCGGTGGCGACCGAGGTTGCGGTGGAGCAGATCGTGTCGGAGAACGGCGGCACCTTGAACGGCGTGTTCACCGCTGCAGGCATCGACTCGTGCGGCCCACTCGACGGTGTGTCGAGAAAGGACTGGGAGCGCGTGGTCTTCGTAAACCTGCTCGGAACCGCTGCCGTGGTGCGAGCTGCTTTGCCGTATCTCAAGCAATCGCACGGCCGTATCGTCACCGTGGCTTCCACGTTGGGGATCAAAGCTGTCGGCGACGCGACTGCCTATTGTGCATCCAAGTTCGGAGTCGTCGGGTTCACCCGAGCACTGGCCGCGGAGACAGCCGGAGAACTAGGGGTGACCCTGTTGATTCCCGGGGGTATGCACTCCGCATTCTTCGACGCGCGAACAGAGCAGTACAAACCACCCGTCGATGCCAAGCTCAATCAGCCCGAGGATGTCGCGCAGACAGTGGTTTTCGCACTGTCGCAACCCTCGGGATGTGAAGTGCGCGAACTCGTGGTCGCTGCATCCACCGAGTCGTCCTGGCCCTGA